The proteins below come from a single Pichia kudriavzevii chromosome 2, complete sequence genomic window:
- a CDS encoding uncharacterized protein (PKUD0B10195; similar to Saccharomyces cerevisiae YJL170C (ASG7); ancestral locus Anc_1.169; 2 spliced reads; ASG7 possibly), protein MQIKKTNFIFHHVHKLNLKKATTNNSRCMCQACQILSPVVGKMRKIFILGLIFPPLYFYIWAIKIYAIIRYRQQILAIAQLSKGSEEEQIVSEDHPLSGINEQSSTNNLGSGLANPFSDANRINDWELQKDVNRQRLVNRRSFYDFKLHAKTNAQFDRWLGRSFIAFTGQILIIFLIVLSVILEHKRK, encoded by the exons AtgcaaataaagaaaacgAACTTTATCTTTCACCATGTTCataaattgaatttgaaaaaagcTACTACAAATAACTCGAGGTGTATGTGTCAAGCATGCCAAATCCTGTCACCAGTAGTTGGCAAAATGAGAAAG ATCTTTATTCTGGGTTTAATTTTCCCACCACTATACTTTTACATTTGGGCTATCAAGATATATGCTATTATTCGGTATAGACAACAAATATTAGCAATTGCGCAACTATCAAAAGGTTCTGAGGAAGAGCAAATTGTTTCAGAAGACCACCCGCTTTCAGGTATTAACGAGCAAAGCAGTACGAATAATCTGGGATCAGGTCTTGCTAACCCCTTCTCTGATGCTAATCGAATCAATGATTGGGAGCTACAAAAAGACGTAAATAGGCAACGTTTAGTAAATCGAAGAAGCTTTTATGATTTCAAGCTTCATGCAAAGACCAATGCGCAATTTGATAGATGGTTAGGTAGGTCTTTTATTGCATTTACTGGCCAGATTCTCataatatttttaattGTATTATCCGTCATACTGGAGcataaaagaaaatga
- a CDS encoding uncharacterized protein (PKUD0B10200; similar to Saccharomyces cerevisiae YKL178C (STE3); ancestral locus Anc_1.167), with product MGLQAAFISLHFICFFLNIPPLVWHIKSKNIPAITLLAYVQLMMINGFVGAIIWGGKNYAYAWNGEGWCDIMIRLQLAISVGISSSITCVSLNLLVIFLTNSATTFWFSNKWVKPSVEIFCSIIFPFIVSGATYFAQTTRYIINQYSGCSPALANYGVSIVTFYLWIFLWSFLGTVVSGTTLVLFFKKRKAAKEILVCTNSGLSVKKFVRLLAYCVMVITTSIVFSVILGSNINVEKGSFYDKDKIHPKTWGYVFKLQHISSTDINKWVLITISFISFFLFGIGQEAKSMYLSFLEVTSGGRYLIKCCGWVGRHADKIIGNSLLYNRSIYFHAFCNSDVFDNDTDDDDYTLKTQKVVSDIESLKPGYNNENIGNRRQFYSSFNHGLMGISDDFRVDENAREIVQDFEHSIHTPVTPCTLEGGDSLYNEESFMIELQDAAKAVERETQSRLSTQEIDEMKYLYY from the coding sequence ATGGGACTACAGGCTGCCTTTATTTCCCTACACtttatctgtttttttttgaacatACCACCACTGGTATGGCACataaaatccaaaaacatTCCCGCAATCACATTACTTGCCTACGTGCAATTAATGATGATTAATGGTTTTGTAGGTGCTATTATTTGGGGAGGAAAGAATTATGCATATGCATGGAATGGTGAAGGATGGTGCGATATTATGATCAGACTTCAACTGGCAATATCAGTTGGCATTTCCTCCTCAATTACATGTGTGAGTTTGAACTTATTGGTTATATTTCTAACAAATTCTGCTACAACTTTTTGGTTCAGTAATAAGTGGGTTAAACCATCTGTAGAAATATTCTGTTCAAttatttttccttttatcGTGTCGGGAGCTACTTACTTTGCACAAACAACTAGGTACATAATTAATCAATATTCAGGCTGTTCACCGGCATTAGCAAATTATGGTGTTTCGATTGTTACGTTTTATTtatggatatttttgtgGAGTTTCCTCGGAACAGTTGTCTCCGGTACTACTTTagttttgttcttcaagaaaagaaaagctGCCAAGGAAATTCTTGTTTGCACAAATTCAGGTCTATCTGTTAAGAAATTTGTTAGATTATTAGCTTATTGTGTTATGGTCATTACCACATCGATAGTTTTCTCTGTTATTCTAGGCTCAAATATCAATGTCGAAAAAGGGAGTTTTTATGATAAGGACAAAATCCATCCCAAAACATGGGGCTACGTTTTTAAATTACAACACATCTCCTCAACAGACATCAATAAATGGGTTTTGATTACTATCTCCTTtatcagtttttttttgtttggcaTTGGACAAGAAGCAAAAAGCATGTATTTGTCCTTTTTGGAGGTGACTTCAGGAGGAAGGTACCTTATAAAATGTTGTGGATGGGTAGGTCGTCATGCTGACAAGATTATTGGCAACAGTTTACTCTACAATAGAAGTATCTATTTTCATGCCTTTTGTAATTCGGATGTGTTTGATAATGATacagatgatgatgattataCTTTGAAGACCCAGAAAGTAGTTTCTGATATTGAATCATTGAAACCGGGTtataataatgaaaatataggCAACAGGAGACAATTCTACAGCTCATTTAATCACGGCCTAATGGGTATAAGCGACGATTTCAgggttgatgaaaatgcgAGGGAAATCGTACAAGACTTTGAACATAGTATTCACACACCAGTAACTCCTTGTACTCTGGAGGGAGGAGATAGCCTCTATAACGAGGAAAGTTTTATGATTGAGCTGCAAGATGCTGCCAAAGCGGTGGAAAGAGAAACACAGAGCCGCTTGAGTACTCAAGAGATTGACGAGATGAAATATTTATACTATTAG
- a CDS encoding uncharacterized protein (PKUD0B10210; similar to Saccharomyces cerevisiae YCR028C-A (RIM1); ancestral locus Anc_1.153) codes for MFRQSLRSFSTSFKPKFAKMTLIGTIGTDLQKQTTSTGKDFVKYAIAVNSKSKGTESVSWFNIACFAPAQIEFMEKYLGKGAKIYLEAEAKNTAYEKEDGTKSFNLMLFQSNFEVVKFPKKQEE; via the coding sequence ATGTTCAGACAATCACTCAGATCATTCTCCACCTCCTTCAAACCTAAGTTTGCCAAGATGACTTTAATTGGTACTATTGGTACCGATTTACAAAAGCAAACAACTTCCACAGGTAAGGACTTCGTCAAGTATGCAATTGCTGTCAATTCCAAGAGTAAAGGCACTGAGTCTGTTTCTTGGTTCAACATTGCATGTTTTGCTCCTGCTCAAATTGAGTTCATGGAAAAATACTTGGGCAAGGGTGCAAAAATCTATCTCGAGGCAGAGGCAAAAAATACAGCATACGAAAAGGAGGATGGCACCAAGTCATTTAACTTAATGCTATTTCAATCAAACTTTGAAGTGGTAAAGTTcccaaagaaacaagaagaataa
- a CDS encoding uncharacterized protein (PKUD0B10220; Pfam Domains: Fer4(1.1e-13)) — protein MFLRSSLNRGILSASQRPFSTASFLKAANATAGASIATRPEGFRVPKPKTWEESKESALAKATKWFLMAEMFRGMYIVLEMYFRAPYTIYYPFEKGAISPRFRGEHALRRYPSGEERCIACKLCEAICPAQAITIEAEERVDGSRRTYKYDIDMTKCIYCGYCQESCPVDAIVETPNAEYATETREELLYNKEKLLANGDKWEQEYQYAANADAPYR, from the coding sequence ATGTTCTTAAgatcttctttgaatagAGGCATTCTTTCTGCGTCTCAAAGACCTTTTTCTACCGCATCTTTCTTGAAGGCTGCTAATGCCACTGCTGGTGCAAGTATTGCAACTAGACCAGAGGGTTTCAGAGTCCCAAAGCCAAAGACATGGGAAGAATCAAAGGAAAGTGCATTGGCAAAGGCTACCAAATGGTTTCTTATGGCTGAAATGTTCAGGGGTATGTACATTGTCTTGGAAATGTATTTCAGAGCGCCATATACCATTTACTATCCATTCGAGAAGGGTGCAATTTCTCCAAGATTTAGAGGTGAACATGCCTTGAGAAGATATCCTTCAGGAGAGGAGAGATGTATCGCCTGCAAACTATGTGAAGCCATTTGTCCTGCTCAAGCAATTACCATTGAAGCCGAGGAGAGAGTCGATGGTTCAAGAAGGACCTATAAGTACGATATTGATATGACTAAGTGTATATACTGTGGCTACTGTCAAGAATCTTGCCCTGTCGATGCAATCGTTGAAACTCCAAATGCTGAATACGCAACTGAAACAAGAGAGGAGTTGCTATACAACAAGGAAAAGTTGTTAGCTAATGGTGATAAGTGGGAGCAAGAATATCAATATGCTGCTAACGCTGATGCTCCTTACAGATAA
- a CDS encoding uncharacterized protein (PKUD0B10230; similar to Saccharomyces cerevisiae YNL050C; ancestral locus Anc_2.261), with protein sequence MSDLKTVSRSQLFDDDFNSNHNNDELTNSSDSEPQNYTLPPPGFDFEIVDVEDAEHSSNNDTTEVESGEYAKEEKVEYFPLFSTSNDTKEDAREAKPSLVKVKIDDVSVEEERDEFKSTKDQEKEWDDLVHQLNANARPLSYYFPTLGEDEHRKMESMAVDGETILKWSKEFVVESKYKLIDLKEYNAKIDLYYKIDASRKKSRKRPGKKKRDARIFRKERLEKWKKDLKLAQERARQRKYRELSNFTKEKPKKSFFGENTKRIRTVSRSSNKATSKLPGKPVFRTE encoded by the coding sequence ATGTCAGATCTAAAGACGGTTTCAAGGTCACAGttgtttgatgatgactttAATTCCAATCACAACAATGATGAGTTGACTAATTCTTCCGATTCAGAGCCTCAAAATTACACTCTTCCTCCTCCAGGTTTTGATTTcgaaattgttgatgttgaagatgctgAACATAGCAGTAATAACGATACCACAGAGGTTGAAAGCGGTGAATATGCAAAGGAGGAGAAAGTGGAATATTTCCCGCTGTTTTCTACGTCTAATGATACAAAGGAAGATGCCAGAGAAGCAAAACCATCTTTAGTGAAGGTGAAAATAGACGATGTATCGGTTGAAGAGGAGAGAGATGAATTTAAAAGTACAAAGGACCAGGAAAAAGAATGGGATGATCTAGTACATCAGCTGAATGCTAATGCACGACCTTTGTCATATTATTTCCCAACTTTAGGTGAAGACGAACATAGAAAAATGGAATCTATGGCGGTAGATGGTGAaaccattttgaaatggaGTAAAGAATTTGTTGTGGAATCTAAGTACAAGTTGATAGATTTAAAGGAATATAATGCAAAGATTGATTTATACTATAAAATCGATGCTTCCAGAAAAAAGTCACGTAAAAGACCtggtaaaaagaaaagggaTGCAAGGATATTCAGGAAAGAAAGATtggaaaaatggaaaaaagaCTTAAAACTTGCCCAAGAGAGAGCCAGGCAAAGAAAGTATAGAGAGCTATCTAATTtcacaaaagaaaaaccaaaaaaatcattctTTGGGGAAAACACCAAACGTATTAGAACTGTATCCAGGAGTTCCAATAAGGCCACCTCCAAGCTACCCGGAAAACCTGTTTTTAGAACTGAGTGA
- a CDS encoding uncharacterized protein (PKUD0B10240; similar to Saccharomyces cerevisiae YNL051W (COG5); ancestral locus Anc_2.260) yields the protein MPAIDLSEYKEYTSASFNSAQHANKLLLETNDPQDSTIDLDTAIKRLGFDLKDISSKIEEMMQTNTSTFVKEFEKVEQLKVKTESVKPSINQLKLSFQRLNDEIVKPYNQCTNLQMALKRIHQTNQLLRSLTYATHLLAKIEELDKSENALATKPFKTLNTLASLLREFSNYIRKSNLGMIRIIRDYSQFTTILMKRCDTVIQYQTKNLLKFPIQEYVNPAHISTNNPEEKSLFNIISASVSLDIKKATAIIELFYTASSKHSVNLILRNLNNTKYLPPYIRSLERPAKLVSQLEKELKAIKMNDASTSLWNFLLDDEPFVLLTRDEMENISLLDKFWRDVALGIDSGVKEIVNKGGPIVNSLKKIKPQLELEVTKLVTSSYEEYGSQKGKIETRMMVNSVTNFERRK from the coding sequence ATGCCAGCTATAGATTTATCAGAATATAAGGAGTACACGTCGGCAAGTTTTAATAGTGCACAACATGCCAATAAGCTACTTTTAGAAACTAATGATCCACAAGATTCAACAATAGATCTAGACACTGCAATAAAACGTCTTGGATTTGATCTAAAAGATATAAGCTCTAAAATTGAGGAGATGATGCAGACGAATACCAGTACTTTTGTTAAGGAATTCGAAAAAGTGGAACAATTAAAAGTAAAAACTGAATCTGTAAAGCCATCAATTAATCAGCTAAAGCTATCGTTTCAAAGGttaaatgatgaaattgttaaGCCTTACAACCAGTGCACTAATCTTCAAATGGCATTGAAAAGAATCCATCAAACTAACCAGTTATTGAGATCACTCACTTATGCAACTCATCTACttgctaaaattgaagagcTTGACAAATCTGAAAATGCATTGGCTACTAAACCCTTTAAAACATTAAACACTTTGGCTTCTCTTTTGCGTGAATTTAGTAACTATATTAGAAAGAGCAATTTGGGTATGATTAGAATAATAAGAGACTATTCCCAATTCACAACGATTCTAATGAAAAGGTGTGATACAGTCATCCAGTATCAGACTaaaaatttattgaagTTCCCAATCCAAGAATATGTTAATCCAGCACACATATCGACAAATAATCCCGAAGAGAAAtctcttttcaatatcataTCAGCATCTGTCTCCTTGGACATCAAGAAGGCGACTGCGATTATTGAGTTATTCTACACCGCAAGTTCAAAACACTCAGtaaatttgattttgagaaacttgaaTAATACCAAGTACTTACCTCCTTATATAAGGTCACTGGAGAGACCTGCAAAATTAGTATCACAGCTTGAAAAGGAGCTGAAGGCAATTAAAATGAATGATGCTTCGACAAGTTTGTGGAATTTCCTACTTGATGACGAGCCATTCGTACTATTGACCAGagatgaaatggaaaacatTAGCTTATTGGATAAGTTTTGGAGAGATGTAGCACTCGGCATTGATTCGGGCGTCAAGGAAATAGTAAATAAGGGAGGTCCAATTGTTAATAgcttaaaaaaaatcaaaccaCAATTGGAACTAGAAGTTACTAAACTTGTTACAAGTTCTTATGAAGAATACGGCTCACAAAAGGGGAAAATTGAAACCAGAATGATGGTCAACTCCGTCACCAACTTCGagaggagaaaatga
- a CDS encoding uncharacterized protein (PKUD0B10250; similar to Saccharomyces cerevisiae YIL110W (HPM1); ancestral locus Anc_2.259), whose protein sequence is MGFSFGFTEDIEDKGEGGFNIEQKNDFVNPIDNVKDNGHCAKSHTMEELLKSSCLDTRFTFEPVEAASGVVLLRRVLYDVRHQLMMEDRNVNKALDSEEFNILIGETGEDLKNGVYEGGLKSWECSFDIIKTLHGSGEFGRILEEGKENVNVIELGCGTSLPTLYLLHTVYKHRTKKKLGRSSKPVKILLSDYNFDVLRLVTLPNILINWAFGILSDEELYQLQSRNGLEGNIREGELDVTLPMIVRFQEWLMEENIEISFISGSWSRQFMDLAVDLLPHIDIDYNVVLTSETIYSPHILPVISEMMVELTRSKGISLLAAKDIYFGVGGSVVECVRYLEQRDVSVTTIPAGGSLQRSVLSLRPASL, encoded by the coding sequence ATgggattttcatttgggTTTACTGAAGATATTGAGGATAAAGGAGAAGGTGGATTCAATATTGAGcaaaaaaatgattttgtCAACCCTATAGACAATGTAAAAGATAATGGACATTGTGCAAAGTCACACACGATGGAGGAGCTTCTCAAGAGCTCATGTCTTGATACCCGTTTTACATTTGAACCGGTGGAAGCTGCCAGCGGGGTTGTATTGTTGAGACGAGTGTTATACGATGTTAGAcatcaattgatgatgGAAGATAGAAACGTCAATAAAGCCCTGGACAGTGAAGagttcaatattttgatagGTGAGACCGGCGAAGACTTGAAAAACGGGGTGTATGAGGGCGGACTGAAGAGCTGGGAATGTTCGTTTGACATCATCAAGACCTTACACGGATCAGGAGAGTTTGGACGTATTCTGGAGGAAGGTAAGGAGAATGTCAATGTAATTGAACTTGGATGTGGTACCTCTTTACCCACGTTATATCTTTTACATACTGTCTACAAGCATAGaacgaagaagaaattgggCAGGAGTTCCAAACCTGTGAAAATTCTACTCAGTGACTACAATTTCGATGTTCTAAGGTTGGTCACATTACCTAACATCTTGATCAACTGGGCATTTGGAATCCTGTCCGATGAGGAGCTGTATCAGTTACAGAGCAGAAATGGGTTGGAGGGAAATATCAGGGAGGGCGAATTAGATGTCACACTCCCCATGATTGTTAGGTTCCAAGAATGGCTGATGGAGGAGAACATTGAGATCAGCTTCATCTCTGGGTCTTGGAGTCGGCAATTTATGGATCTTGCTGTCGATCTCTTGCCGCACATCGACATCGATTACAATGTAGTTCTCACTAGTGAAACCATCTACTCTCCACACATTCTGCCTGTGATCAGCGAGATGATGGTTGAGCTCACCCGTAGTAAGGGTATCTCGCTTTTGGCGGCAAAGGACATTTACTTTGGTGTTGGTGGCAGTGTTGTTGAGTGTGTTCGTTACCTCGAGCAGCGTGACGTCTCTGTGACTACAATTCCGGCCGGCGGCTCGTTGCAGAGAAGTGTCCTCTCTCTGCGTCCAGCCTCTCTATAG
- a CDS encoding uncharacterized protein (PKUD0B10260; similar to Saccharomyces cerevisiae YIL113W (SDP1) and YNL053W (MSG5); ancestral locus Anc_2.256) — MADNHSNPMLLHKTKEVPPIQTSDFNPKPTTIQSSSPFDRVNSITYNRISELDPLDHVSHISPTRRTKNLKNLQLNLQKHPIQGKQENSIPISSPEPKIDSEVISNHSLSTSSSLQSAESRSSTPTNTTNTNNTNNNNNNNNSSQTINNQMFRRIPALTSPTTPQVNTSFHTQLGNSGNYTPPSKFQSGKRRSNTSLSLSIPTNGIGGDSHLNTAPLTSVGSKAPSPFGDYIVEPHGTNTNFYSNGNMSQLDKKQSFIPFLPLEKPSRLVDPDKPVHSSDHKNSYHMNSSSISSMASSPPMSSSPLSISGTNGLDFKMHTKSYSSEIKPQTILHSFSEPASQDLENFKYAYPNGPICVLKPNLFLYSEPTIDEVTDFDVIINVAQEIKNYTSEVQKINNSVIHKNIEYYFIPWTHNSRLTSDFPKLTQLIDDALKNNKKVLIHCQCGVSRSASLIMAYFMKIHRSGYNDAYRRLKEIVPQISPNLSLIYELMEWGEKLETGKVNND; from the coding sequence ATGGCCGACAACCATAGCAACCCGATGCTTCTACACAAGACGAAAGAAGTCCCCCCTATACAAACCTCGGATTTCAACCCCAAACCCACTACTATTCAATCCTCGTCTCCATTTGATCGAGTCAATAGTATCACCTACAACAGAATCTCCGAGTTGGATCCCCTAGACCATGTCTCACACATCTCTCCCACGAGGAGGACGAAGAACCTGAAAAACTTACAGTTGAATCTACAGAAACATCCCATACAGGGCAAGCAAGAAAATTCTATACCCATTTCATCCCCTGAACCAAAAATAGACTCTGAAGTAATTTCCAATCATTCTCTGTCAACGTCATCGTCACTACAATCCGCTGAAAGTCGGAGCTCAACACCAACAAACAccaccaacaccaacaacaccaacaacaacaacaacaacaacaactccTCACAGACTATTAACAACCAAATGTTCAGAAGAATCCCAGCTTTAACTTCTCCTACAACTCCACAAGTCAATACATCTTTCCACACCCAGCTGGGTAACAGTGGTAACTACACACCGCCATCAAAGTTTCAATCGGGGAAGAGACGAAGCAATACATCTTTATCCTTGAGCATACCGACGAATGGAATAGGTGGTGACAGTCATCTTAATACGGCGCCATTGACAAGCGTAGGAAGCAAAGCTCCTTCTCCCTTTGGTGATTATATTGTCGAACCGCATGGTACCAATACGAACTTTTACAGTAATGGGAACATGTCGCAACTGGATAAAAAACAATCGTTTATACCGTTTCTCCCATTGGAGAAACCAAGCCGGTTGGTGGATCCAGATAAACCAGTGCATTCTAGTGACCATAAAAATTCGTATCATATGAACTCGTCCTCAATATCGTCAATGGCCTCATCCCCACCAATGTCATCGTCTCCACTCTCTATATCCGGTACGAATGGCCTGGACTTTAAGATGCACACAAAATCGTACTCCTCTGAGATTAAACCACAAACTATACTGCATTCCTTCTCAGAGCCTGCTAGTCAAGATCtagaaaacttcaaatatGCTTACCCCAATGGCCCAATATGCGTATTAAAACCAaacttgtttctttatTCAGAGCCAACCATAGATGAGGTGACAGATTTTGATGTAATCATCAATGTTGCccaagaaatcaaaaattaTACCTCTGAGGTTcagaaaatcaataacTCAGTAATTCATAAAAACATCGAATACTATTTTATTCCATGGACTCACAATTCAAGGTTAACTTCAGACTTTCCTAAACTAACGCAGTTGATAGATGACGCActtaaaaataataaaaaggTATTAATTCATTGTCAGTGCGGCGTTAGTAGATCTGCATCTTTGATTATGGCCTATTTCATGAAAATACATAGATCTGGCTATAACGATGCTTATAGGAGACTAAAGGAAATTGTTCCACAAATCAGTCCGAATCTGAGCTTGATTTATGAATTGATGGAATGGGgggaaaaattggaaacgGGGAAAGTAAATAACGATTAA
- a CDS encoding uncharacterized protein (PKUD0B10270; Pfam Domains: COesterase(3.2e-35)) — MGQNLSTGNYSPYILEIPSMGTFQGSQIMNPRTGNITVKRFCQVPYAYPCEGPTRFTLPKELPKDFDYTGDYTEMGLKCPQPAVANPHFRYFKSPSKEFIQYNNIFVPASDKHKPADGWPVLFYIHGGWLQYNSPNNDSFNVAEFFDDEEFKEKFILVVPGYRLNMFGFLSSRELLEENPKNSNFGFWDQRLALEWTYKHIPKFGGNPEKITVGGISAGSYSTFFQLAYELYNPHITQIIKQAAFFSNLVYIQPKSVDETQEQFDEIIQRLNIPYSCASAEKLRRLRELDTDFIEDFIPTLDLHTFRAVTDDYFISPEIIKDFYTGKFGALAKEKGVRILNGEVDNECLKYSLLNTPKTIEELPVQVENYYPKVVIPTLLDLYEANIQDFEGFVGKELDEQLRIKYGAIIGEGQVYASSRGFLNNLVEAGFPESDIFRYKISFRAKWLDEHLEKDWKVPHAGDFTVWFFNMHKGYTDCERKAVNAWLQPYVKFLNFESRIEEWPTENVRRIRLFNTDGTSEMIEDDDWEWGVKVANAIYEVQI; from the coding sequence ATGGGTCAAAATCTATCGACAGGGAACTACTCTCCATATATCTTGGAAATCCCTTCTATGGGGACTTTCCAAGGATCTCAAATCATGAATCCAAGAACCGGAAACATAACCGTAAAAAGATTTTGCCAGGTGCCATATGCTTATCCTTGTGAAGGACCAACAAGATTTACATTACCAAAAGAATTACCCAAAGACTTTGATTATACTGGGGATTACACTGAAATGGGGCTGAAATGTCCACAACCGGCAGTTGCAAATCCACATTTCAGATACTTTAAGTCACCTTCCAAGGAATTTATTCAATACAACAATATTTTCGTTCCTGCATCAGATAAACACAAGCCTGCAGATGGATGGcctgttttgttttatataCATGGTGGTTGGTTGCAGTATAATTCTCCAAATAACGATTCATTTAACGTTGCCgaattttttgatgacgaggaattcaaagaaaaatttattttggTAGTTCCAGGATACAGATTGAACATGTTCGGCTTCTTATCGTCAAGAGAAttacttgaagaaaacccgaaaaactcaaattttGGGTTTTGGGATCAGAGGTTAGCATTAGAATGGACATATAAACACATTCCCAAGTTTGGTGGCAACCCAGAGAAGATAACCGTCGGTGGAATTTCTGCAGGTTCGTACTCCACTTTCTTTCAACTAGCTTACGAGCTGTACAATCCGCACATAACCCAGATAATTAAACAAGCAGCattcttctccaacttGGTTTATATCCAACCGAAGAGTGTAGATGAAACACAAGAACAATTTGACGAAATTATCCAGAGGTTAAATATTCCGTATTCATGTGCATCTGCAGAGAAATTACGAAGGCTAAGAGAACTAGACACCgattttattgaagattttaTTCCTACATTAGACTTACACACCTTTCGAGCAGTAACAGATGACTACTTTATCTCGCCGGAAATAATCAAAGACTTTTATACCGGGAAATTTGGGGCTTTAGCTAAAGAAAAGGGGGTTCGGATTTTGAATGGTGAGGTGGATAATGAATGTTTGAAGTATTCATTGCTTAATACCCCTAAAACTATCGAAGAACTTCCTGTACAGGTTGAAAATTACTATCCCAAAGTCGTTATCCCTACTTTACTCGACCTATATGAAGCGAACATACAGGACTTTGAAGGTTTCGTAGGAAAAGAATTGGATGAGCAACTGAGAATTAAATATGGCGCAATTATTGGTGAAGGGCAGGTTTATGCATCCTCTAGAGGATTTCTCAACAACTTAGTTGAGGCAGGATTTCCCGAAAGTGACATCTTTCGTTACAAGATCAGTTTTAGGGCAAAATGGCTCGATGAGCACCTGGAAAAAGATTGGAAGGTTCCACATGCAGGTGATTTTACTGTTTGGTTCTTCAATATGCACAAAGGATATACCGATTGTGAAAGAAAGGCTGTCAATGCATGGCTCCAACCGTATGTGAAATTCTTAAACTTTGAATCACGTATTGAAGAGTGGCCAACTGAAAATGTCAGGAGAATCAGATTGTTCAATACCGATGGGACTTCAGAAAtgattgaagatgatgacTGGGAATGGGGGGTCAAAGTTGCCAATGCAATCTACGAAGTCCAAATTTAA